ACACGAACGCGACGGCCCGCGTGGACAGCTGGATCTGGGCCGTACGCCTCACCAAGACCCGCTCCCAGGCCGCCACGGCCTGCCGCGCCGGACACGTCCGCGTCAACGGCGAGCGCGCCAAGCCCGCCCAGGCGGTCAAGCCCGGCGACGAGGTGCGCGTCTTCCACGCGGGCCGGGAACGGGTCGTCGAGGTGAAGCGGGTCCTCACCAAGCGCGTGGGCGCGCCCGTCGCCGTCGAGGCGTACACGGACAAGACCCCGCCCGCGCCGCCCCGCGAACACGTCGCCCTCGCGGGCGTACGCAACCGGGGCGCCGGCCGCCCCACCAAGCGCGAACGCCGGGAACTGGACCAGCTCCGCGGCACCCGCCGCGCGTAGCCGCCCCGCAGCCCCTCACCGCCCGAACGGGCCGAAACCCCGGCGACAGCGGTGTTCGAGCTCCCCTGTGCCGGCCCCTCGTCACCGGCGGAGAGGGGGGCGTGGATGAGCGAGTACTGCAACCTGGGCGGCGAGACCCTGTGGAACCCTTCCCAGGGGGCTTCCCGCATGTTCCGGCGCCATGTGGCGCTCTTCGAGGCGGAGCTGGGCCTTCCGTCGGGCATCGGGTCCATGGGGGACAGCGACGAGTTCCGGATCGACCCAGCCGCGCTGGCGACGTTCGTGACCGCCCTGCTGGAGCGCCATCGCAGGACAACACGCGCCTCGAGGGCTTCGGCGAGGACCGCCGCCTGTGGCTGGGCCAGGAGTACGGCAAGGTCCTCCATCTGAAGCGGTACAACGACTGAGCGCCACCATCGCCGGGAACGGACGCGCCGGGAGGACGCGCGCGTCGGAAACGGGGTGGGGCGGGACCGGCCGGATTCGAACCGGCGTCCTCACGGATGATGGGCCCGTGCGCGACGACCTCTGCGCTACGGCCCCGCCGGACGGATCATATGCCGCGCCCCACACCGAAGCGCCCAGCAGGCCGCCTCCTGGCTGGAGCAGTGGAGAGGTGGGGCCGGCCGCACCGCCGGCGCTGGCGCACATGCGGGACGATAGGTGCGTCACGGGCGCACGCCGCCCTTGGGGGTGTCGTCTCCAGCGAGCAGCGGTCGTGGCCCGTCGGCCGTACGGGCAGGGGGAGAGCCGTGGACGGCCGGACGCAGGTCCAGTCAGTGCAAGCGGCGACCGTGCGAGGCGGGATCTGCGTCGTCCGGTGCGTCGGCGAGGTGGTCCGGGTCGGGGACGCGTTCCTCGCCGAGGGCTTGCCGGAGAGGTCCGGGTCGGGGCTGACCGTCCACCGGACCAAGCGGTACCGCGATGTCGATCGATGTGCCCTGCGTCGACCCGCGCCACGCGGCGCGGGTCCACCTGTCCGGAGAGGGGGCCACGCTGTTCGCGCGCGGAGTGGTCCTCGTTCGCCGGGAGGACCGCTCCACGCGCGGCGGCGCTCGCACCTCGCAGGGACGGGGCGCGGCGCTACGAGGCCAGCAGGGCCGTCAGGCGGGCTGCCGCGGTGCCGAGGCCCGTCGGGCCGCCCGGGAGTCCGCTGCCCGCAGCCGGTGCCTCGGCGAGGTTGCGGCGGAGGACCTCCTCCCGGTAGCGCTCGCAGCCCTCGTGCCAGGTGTGGATGCCGGCCATCCAGTTCTCCAGCTGCCGCACATACCCGTCCATCGCGGCGCGGGCCTCCTGGTCGAGCGCCATGTCCTCGTACAGCACGGGCAGTTCGTGGGCGACGACGTGCTGGAACTGCCGCATGCGGGAGTTCATCAGGTCGCCGGTGATGGCCACCGCCGTGGGGTGGTCCACGTCGAAGAAGTTCTGCGTGACCAGCACGCAGTTGTGGATCTCCCCCTCGAACTCGATCTCCTTCTGGTACGAGTAGAGGTCGTTCAGCAGCGTCGCGAAGTCCACCGCCGCGTTCTCCAGCGCCCGTACCGTCCCGCTGTGGAACACCTCCACCGGGACGAGGTTGCCGATGCCGATGCGGCACAGGGCGATCGTCATGTCGGAGCCGAACGTGGCCCGCCGCATCTCGATGTAGTCCACCGGCTCCGGAATCCGGTTCTGCGCCTGGTTCGCCAGCTCCCACAGCCAGCTGTCCACCATGACCTCCACGGCCCTGCGGAAGGCGGCGCGGTCCCGGTCGTTCATCGGTCCCGCCGTCCGGGGCCATAGGTCGGCGAGGCCCCGCTCCAGCGCGTTCACCGGCGTGGGCATCGAGCCGGGGGAGCCGTCCAGCGGCATGAACGCCCGCAGCCGCTCGTTCTGCGCCCTCGCCCCCGCCATGTCCCGGGGCCTGCCGTACACGACCGGGTACAGGTCGTCCGCGTACGTGCCCCACGCCAGCCAGTGCGACGCCACGTCCAGCTCGTCGGCGCCCGCGTGCGGGTGCAGCCCGGACGCGCACAGCGGCAGGTCGTACCCGGTGGCCATCCGCTCCGTCCAGACGCGCGAACCGGGCTGCCCCGGCTGCTCGTCCAGCATGCCCATCGCGGCGATCCACGCGACGCACCGCACCCGCGCCCCCTCCAGGTGCTCGTTGAGCGTCACCTGGAACGGCAGCTCGACCGGCGGCAGCACCGACGGCCCGACGTGCTGGAACGGCACGTGCGAGAAACCCCGCCACCGCGCCGTCTCCGAGCGGGGCGTCAGCCGGATCGACGCGGCCGACATCCCGAACGCGCCACTGCCCGGAACGGCGTCCACCGCGCCCTCATTCATGTACCGGCTGGAGCGCATGTGCCACTCGTGCCCGCCGGACTGCCAGTCCTGAAGGCCCTTCGCGTACGCCATGACCGCCGCCGCCCGCACCGCGTCCAGCCCGTGCTCGGCGCACAGCGGCGCCACCTCGGTCAGCGCCGTGTGCTCGAACTGCTGGAGCCGGGAGGTCAGCAGGTCGTTCACGGCGTCCGCCGCCTCCTGCGTCGAACAGCCCAGGAACCGTTCCAGGACCAGCACGCCGTTGCTGTTCTCGCCCTCGTCCTCCACCTCGCGCTGGTACGAGAACAGGTCGTTGCGCAGGTGCACCGCGTCGGAGAACGTGTCGCGCAGCACCCGCAGCGGCCGCGAATCCGCCACCGCCTCCGGCACCTCCGCGCCCACCGCGTACTCCACGAGTCCCGCCGACCAGGGCGCGCCGCCGACCTTGCGGCGCATCTCGATGTACTCGAGCGGGTTCGCCACCCGCCCCTCGTTGATGTTGGACAGCTCCCACAGGGATTCGTTCAGCAGGTTCTCCGTCGCCACCGCGAACCGCGCCCGCCACGCCTGCGACATCGCGGGAACGGTCCGCGCCCACAGGTCGGCGAGGCCCGCCTCGACCGGGTTCTGCGGCTCGGGCACCTCGGCCGACGGGTCCGTCGGCATGAACGCCGGGAGCCGGTCCAGGTACGCCTTGCCGCCCTCCCGGTCCTGCGTCCGCTTGAAGACCTCCAGGAAGTGGTCGTCGAAGAAGAACACCCACACGTACCAGTCGGTGACCAGGGACAGCGCCTCGGCGTCGCAGTCGGGATGGGTGTACGCGCACAGCAGCGCGTAGTCGTGGGAGTCCAGGTCGTGTTCCTCCCAGATCCCCGAGCCCTCCAGCATGCCCATGCGGCGCGCCCACTCCTTCGTGTGCGCCCGCGCCGCGTCCACGTGCGGATTGAGCCGCGCGGGATACGGCAGATAGAAGTCGGGGAGTACGAACGGCTGTGCCATGCGTGTCCAATGCCTTTCGCTGTACGTGGAGACCGGCGCAGGCCCCGCCCGCTGC
This genomic window from Streptomyces thermolilacinus SPC6 contains:
- a CDS encoding RNA-binding S4 domain-containing protein, producing the protein MAATHEAKTHPSQDTNATARVDSWIWAVRLTKTRSQAATACRAGHVRVNGERAKPAQAVKPGDEVRVFHAGRERVVEVKRVLTKRVGAPVAVEAYTDKTPPAPPREHVALAGVRNRGAGRPTKRERRELDQLRGTRRA
- a CDS encoding DUF6086 family protein; protein product: MSEYCNLGGETLWNPSQGASRMFRRHVALFEAELGLPSGIGSMGDSDEFRIDPAALATFVTALLERHRRTTRASRASARTAACGWARSTARSSI
- a CDS encoding terpene synthase family protein; this encodes MAQPFVLPDFYLPYPARLNPHVDAARAHTKEWARRMGMLEGSGIWEEHDLDSHDYALLCAYTHPDCDAEALSLVTDWYVWVFFFDDHFLEVFKRTQDREGGKAYLDRLPAFMPTDPSAEVPEPQNPVEAGLADLWARTVPAMSQAWRARFAVATENLLNESLWELSNINEGRVANPLEYIEMRRKVGGAPWSAGLVEYAVGAEVPEAVADSRPLRVLRDTFSDAVHLRNDLFSYQREVEDEGENSNGVLVLERFLGCSTQEAADAVNDLLTSRLQQFEHTALTEVAPLCAEHGLDAVRAAAVMAYAKGLQDWQSGGHEWHMRSSRYMNEGAVDAVPGSGAFGMSAASIRLTPRSETARWRGFSHVPFQHVGPSVLPPVELPFQVTLNEHLEGARVRCVAWIAAMGMLDEQPGQPGSRVWTERMATGYDLPLCASGLHPHAGADELDVASHWLAWGTYADDLYPVVYGRPRDMAGARAQNERLRAFMPLDGSPGSMPTPVNALERGLADLWPRTAGPMNDRDRAAFRRAVEVMVDSWLWELANQAQNRIPEPVDYIEMRRATFGSDMTIALCRIGIGNLVPVEVFHSGTVRALENAAVDFATLLNDLYSYQKEIEFEGEIHNCVLVTQNFFDVDHPTAVAITGDLMNSRMRQFQHVVAHELPVLYEDMALDQEARAAMDGYVRQLENWMAGIHTWHEGCERYREEVLRRNLAEAPAAGSGLPGGPTGLGTAAARLTALLAS